In Melanotaenia boesemani isolate fMelBoe1 chromosome 7, fMelBoe1.pri, whole genome shotgun sequence, a single window of DNA contains:
- the LOC121642960 gene encoding uncharacterized protein C4orf45: protein MMQKGDTASGGIQCGQRMIFTGPDGVGDYRPRSNYFSQYIGVGSTSPETTGDLSYLCRAAPNTHPIMPRQSYVGEVGWGWQHNQLLNRGTLLSNMQIKKTEFRATLEDRVTQKFQNNQ from the exons ATGATGCAAAAAGGTGACACAGCGTCAGGAGGGATACAGTGTGGACAGAGGATGATTTTTACTG GTCCAGATGGAGTCGGAGACTATAGGCCAAGATCAAATTATTTTTCCCAGTACATCGGTGTGGGCTCCACATCACCTGAGACCACAGGCGACCTCTCTTATTTGTGCAGAGCTGCACCAAACACTCACCCCATAATGCCCAGGCAGAGCTATGTGGGCGAGGTGGGCTGGGGATGGCAGCATAACCAGCTGCTTAACCGTGGCACACTGCTCAGCAATATGCAAATTAAG aaAACAGAGTTTCGTGCAACACTGGAAGACAGAGTCACCCAGAAGTTTCAGAACAACCAGTAA